Proteins co-encoded in one Setaria viridis chromosome 9, Setaria_viridis_v4.0, whole genome shotgun sequence genomic window:
- the LOC117840929 gene encoding uncharacterized protein — protein sequence MANPEAWVRLLEEDFSAPCMEDRFCVPCAAAFCNHCCGAHHRGQGHQVVVRAAAEGAQSGAAQGPARGGGRDSFCVTCGAGFSAALCGHHVGHDTFRVVVYGGRYCARWTGSEPWFHMFTGTESYRDEEGYILFPLHPCCGGSRCQNCGRCCR from the exons ATGGCGAACCCCGAG GCATGGGTCCGGCTCCTCGAGGAGGACTTCTCCGCGCCCTGCATGGAGGATCGCTTCTGCgtgccctgcgccgccgccttctgcaACCACTGTTGTGGCGCGCACCACCGCGGCCAGGGCCACCAGGtcgtcgtccgcgccgccgccgagggggCGCAGTCCGGCGCGGCGCAGGGCCCCgcccgcggcgggggcagggACTCGTTCTGCGTGACCTGCGGCGCGGGCTTCTCCGCCGCGCTCTGCGGGCACCATGTCGGGCACGACACCTTCCGCGTCGTCGTCTATGGGGGCCGGTACTGCGCGCGCTGGACGGGCTCGGAGCCGTGGTTCCACATGTTCACCGGCACTGAG AGTTACCGTGACGAGGAGGGTTACATCCTGTTTCCGCTGCATCCCTGCTGTGGCGGGAGCAGGTGCCAGAACTGCGGCCGGTGCTGCCGCTAG
- the LOC117836755 gene encoding uncharacterized protein, with protein MMQADKEETAAATAPAAGKPPSICDRLQRAFHARPAFRPLRRLTVRHQDGGAAKPADAGAGAGAAHGPAPKHKHSGPPVPAPPQPLTPSPAPVRLPAVAKKAAVASAPPGPPVPAPPPDVTDGMVTAADAKAGDKAQQTKAKTSWVGSTRVRKALSSK; from the coding sequence ATGATGCAGGCGGACAAGGAGGAgactgcggcggcgacggccccCGCGGCCGGCAAGCCGCCGAGCATCTGCGACAGGCTCCAGAGGGCCTTCCATGCCCGGCCGGCGTTccggcccctccgccgcctcacAGTCCGCCACCAGGACGGCGGAGCTGCTAAGCCCGCCGACGCCGGtgctggcgccggcgctgcgCATGGGCCTGCCCCTAAGCACAAGCACAGCGGCCCGCCAGTGCCGGCCCCACCGCAGCCACTCACGCCGTCGCCGGCTCCTGTACGCTTGCCGGCCGTCGCCAagaaggcggcggtggccagcGCGCCACCGGGGCCGCCGgtgcccgcgccaccgccggacgTCACGGACGGAATGGTGACCGCGGCGGATGCGAAGGCTGGGGACAAGGCTCAGCAGACCAAGGCGAAGACCAGCTGGGTGGGCTCCACCAGAGTCCGCAAGGCGCTATCGTCCAAGTAG